In Anaerolineales bacterium, the following proteins share a genomic window:
- a CDS encoding succinate dehydrogenase iron-sulfur subunit — protein sequence MEVTVKIFRYNPEKDQRGHYETYTVEAHETERVLDVLELIKGHKDGSLAFRRSCAHGVCGSDAMRINGRNMLACKTLVRDVGAHITVEPLLGLKVEKDLIVNMEPFFDNYKKMLPYFINDSPLPADGKERLQSPEQRARFDETTKCILCAACTTSCPSFWASDEYYGPAALMAAHRFIFDSRDEGASERLHILSETNGTARCHTAYNCTNACPRDIHITKAIGELKMAMVTGKLE from the coding sequence ATGGAAGTCACTGTAAAAATTTTTCGCTACAACCCAGAGAAAGATCAGCGCGGACATTACGAAACGTACACCGTGGAAGCGCATGAGACTGAGCGCGTGTTGGACGTGCTCGAGTTGATCAAGGGTCACAAGGACGGGTCGCTGGCGTTCCGTCGTTCGTGCGCGCACGGCGTGTGCGGCTCGGACGCGATGCGCATCAACGGGCGCAACATGCTGGCGTGCAAGACTCTCGTGCGCGACGTGGGCGCGCATATCACGGTCGAGCCGTTGCTCGGTTTGAAAGTGGAGAAAGACCTGATCGTGAACATGGAGCCGTTCTTCGACAATTACAAGAAGATGCTTCCGTATTTCATCAACGACTCGCCGCTTCCCGCCGACGGGAAGGAACGGTTGCAATCTCCCGAACAGCGCGCCCGCTTCGACGAAACCACCAAGTGCATTTTGTGCGCGGCTTGCACCACCTCCTGCCCGTCGTTCTGGGCAAGCGACGAATATTACGGTCCCGCCGCGTTGATGGCGGCACATCGCTTCATCTTCGACAGCCGCGACGAGGGCGCCTCGGAACGTTTGCACATCCTCAGCGAAACGAACGGAACGGCGCGCTGTCACACCGCGTATAACTGCACGAACGCTTGTCCAAGAGACATTCACATCACGAAGGCGATCGGCGAGTTGAAGATGGCGATGGTGACGGGGAAGTTGGAGTGA
- the pyrB gene encoding aspartate carbamoyltransferase, whose amino-acid sequence MPTNSSSTHLPFGENKNAAWYGKDIVSVKQFSRADLEYVFGVAHEMRGMVERVGTFDLLKGKILANLFYEPSTRTSSSFTAAMERLGGSVIPINEVKYSSVTKGETLTDTVRTLECYADVVVLRHPETGSAAIAAKAMRKPLINAGDGTGEHPTQALLDAFTIKAELGGFDGLTVTMLGDLKYGRTVHSLARLLSLFNVKLNYVSPDILKMPKEVMDEVSEKGISQNESLSLESVLPETDVLYVTRVQKERFEDPADYEKVKGAYVVDPAVMQAAKQKMIVMHPLPRVTEISMDFDDDPRAAYFRQMEYGLYVRMALLAMVLGKA is encoded by the coding sequence ATGCCCACCAATTCATCCTCCACCCACCTGCCGTTTGGCGAAAACAAAAACGCCGCGTGGTACGGCAAAGACATCGTGTCCGTCAAGCAGTTCAGCCGCGCCGACTTGGAGTACGTGTTCGGCGTGGCGCACGAGATGCGTGGCATGGTCGAGCGCGTCGGGACGTTCGACCTGTTGAAGGGGAAAATTTTAGCCAACTTGTTTTATGAACCGTCAACAAGAACGTCGTCGTCGTTTACCGCCGCGATGGAGCGACTCGGCGGCTCGGTCATCCCGATCAACGAGGTGAAATATTCGTCGGTGACGAAAGGCGAAACGCTCACCGACACTGTCCGCACGCTCGAATGTTATGCCGATGTGGTCGTCCTGCGTCATCCCGAAACAGGCTCGGCAGCGATCGCGGCGAAGGCGATGCGCAAGCCGCTCATCAACGCGGGCGACGGCACGGGCGAACATCCCACGCAGGCTCTGCTCGACGCGTTCACGATCAAAGCCGAACTCGGCGGCTTCGACGGTCTCACCGTCACCATGCTCGGCGATTTGAAATACGGACGCACGGTCCATTCGCTGGCGCGTTTGCTGTCGTTGTTCAACGTGAAGTTGAATTACGTCTCGCCCGATATTTTGAAGATGCCGAAAGAAGTGATGGACGAAGTCAGCGAGAAAGGCATTTCACAAAACGAATCTTTGTCGCTCGAAAGCGTCTTGCCCGAAACCGACGTGCTGTATGTCACACGCGTCCAAAAGGAACGCTTCGAAGACCCCGCCGATTACGAGAAGGTCAAAGGCGCGTACGTGGTAGACCCCGCCGTGATGCAAGCCGCCAAACAAAAGATGATCGTGATGCACCCGCTCCCGCGCGTCACCGAGATCAGCATGGACTTCGACGACGATCCCCGCGCCGCGTACTTCCGTCAGATGGAATACGGTTTGTATGTGAGAATGGCGCTGCTGGCGATGGTGTTGGGGAAGGCGTAA
- a CDS encoding FAD-dependent oxidoreductase, translating to MANVHQFDVVVVGAGGAGLMAGLYASRGAKTAVISKLYPTRSHTGAAQGGISAALGNYEEDKPEWHMYDTVKGSDYLGDQDAIEFMTNEAIHAVFELEHMGLPFDRTPEGRISQRPFGGHTNNETGKPVRRAAHAADRTGHMILQTLYQQCIKNNVTFFDEYQVIDFIMVDGKATAVVAIQLATGEFHTFHAKAIIFATGGHGRIFEVTSNAYAYSGDGAAILFRRGIPLEDMEFFQFHPTGIYKLGILITEGARGEGAVLINGKGERFMPKYAHTVKDLASRDVVSRAILTEIKEGRGVDGKNYVYLDIRPETVNKYAALDGRTNPDGSPYTITGDTVLKKIPDIVDFCRVYLGVDPVTQMMPIQPTAHYTMGGIPTNKFGEVVVDDKGTTVPGLFAAGECACVSVHGANRLGTNSLLDLVVFGKHAGLKAAEYAKSADWAKLPDDAEAGARSELEALRNGSGTTNEYDLSNEMKKVMFEDVGVYRNEKDMTTALERVRDMQKRYKEIRVSDTGKIFNTELLNAWELGNMLAVAEAVAACALNRKESRGGHAREDYPERDDANWLKHTLIRRVDGKLEISYKPVVITKFQPKPRVY from the coding sequence ATGGCAAATGTTCATCAGTTTGACGTAGTCGTTGTCGGCGCAGGAGGGGCGGGACTCATGGCGGGACTGTACGCCTCGCGCGGCGCGAAGACGGCGGTCATCAGCAAGTTGTACCCCACGCGTTCGCACACGGGCGCGGCGCAGGGCGGAATCAGCGCGGCGCTGGGCAATTACGAGGAAGACAAACCCGAATGGCACATGTACGACACGGTCAAAGGCTCGGACTATCTCGGCGACCAGGATGCCATCGAGTTTATGACGAATGAAGCCATCCACGCGGTGTTTGAACTCGAACACATGGGGCTTCCATTCGATCGCACGCCCGAAGGACGCATCTCACAACGTCCGTTCGGCGGGCACACAAATAATGAAACAGGCAAACCCGTTCGACGCGCGGCGCACGCGGCAGACCGCACAGGTCACATGATTCTGCAAACGCTGTATCAGCAGTGCATCAAGAACAACGTCACGTTCTTCGACGAATATCAAGTGATCGACTTCATCATGGTGGACGGCAAAGCGACCGCCGTCGTTGCGATTCAATTGGCGACGGGCGAGTTCCACACCTTCCACGCCAAAGCGATCATCTTCGCCACAGGCGGACACGGACGAATCTTTGAAGTGACCTCGAACGCGTACGCCTACAGCGGCGACGGCGCGGCGATTCTTTTTCGACGCGGCATCCCGCTCGAAGATATGGAGTTCTTCCAATTCCATCCGACGGGCATTTACAAACTCGGCATCCTCATCACCGAAGGCGCGCGCGGCGAAGGCGCGGTGCTGATCAACGGCAAGGGCGAACGCTTCATGCCGAAGTACGCGCACACCGTCAAAGACCTCGCTTCTCGCGACGTGGTCAGCCGCGCCATCCTCACCGAGATCAAAGAGGGACGCGGCGTGGACGGAAAGAATTATGTCTATTTGGATATCCGCCCTGAGACGGTGAACAAATACGCCGCGCTGGATGGACGCACCAACCCCGACGGTTCGCCCTACACCATCACTGGCGACACCGTCCTCAAAAAGATTCCCGACATCGTGGATTTCTGCCGCGTCTATCTCGGAGTGGACCCTGTCACCCAAATGATGCCGATTCAACCGACCGCGCATTACACGATGGGCGGAATCCCGACCAACAAGTTTGGCGAAGTGGTAGTTGACGACAAAGGCACAACCGTCCCTGGGTTGTTTGCGGCGGGCGAGTGCGCGTGCGTGTCTGTCCATGGAGCGAATCGACTCGGGACGAATTCCTTGCTCGACCTCGTTGTGTTCGGCAAGCACGCGGGACTCAAAGCGGCCGAGTACGCCAAGTCCGCTGACTGGGCGAAATTGCCCGACGATGCCGAGGCAGGCGCAAGGTCCGAATTAGAAGCGTTGCGGAATGGGTCGGGTACAACGAACGAGTACGATCTATCCAATGAGATGAAGAAGGTCATGTTCGAGGACGTCGGCGTTTATCGGAATGAAAAAGATATGACGACCGCGCTGGAACGCGTGCGCGACATGCAGAAGCGTTACAAAGAGATACGCGTGAGCGACACGGGAAAAATTTTCAACACCGAGTTGTTGAACGCATGGGAACTTGGCAACATGCTCGCTGTGGCGGAGGCGGTGGCGGCGTGCGCGTTGAACCGCAAAGAGTCGCGCGGCGGACACGCACGCGAGGATTATCCCGAACGCGACGATGCCAATTGGTTAAAGCATACGTTGATCCGCAGAGTTGACGGCAAGTTGGAGATCAGTTACAAGCCTGTGGTGATCACGAAGTTTCAGCCGAAGCCGAGAGTTTATTAA
- a CDS encoding amidohydrolase family protein — MLKLPGLIDPHVHVREPGQTHKEDWDTVTQAALAGGVTMILAMPNTKPPIFDEATLNLALDAAKQKARCDYAQFFGAGPDNAEIAASLADKSAGLKMYLNSTFGELRLDDMTLWAPHFINFPKEMPIVLHSESRTMAAGILFAAIYDRPVHIAHVSLKEEILLIKAAKERGIKVTCEVCPHHLFLTAESPSPSGRSRSTPKGRVRGEGETLNGRKEVRPRLATKADVEALWQNMDVIDCFATDHAPHTLEEKDSDNPPPGFPGLETLLPLLLTAVDDGRLTVDDIIQKSVINPRKIFHLPEQPETWVEVGESASYEIKAADQFTRCGWTPFEGWQVKGKVMKVVLRGKTAFEDGKILVEQGYGRNVRA; from the coding sequence ATGCTGAAACTCCCTGGCTTAATTGACCCTCACGTCCACGTGCGTGAACCTGGGCAGACCCACAAAGAAGATTGGGACACCGTCACCCAAGCCGCCCTCGCTGGCGGCGTGACGATGATCCTCGCCATGCCCAACACCAAACCGCCCATCTTCGACGAAGCGACTCTCAATCTTGCCCTCGACGCCGCCAAACAAAAAGCCCGTTGCGATTACGCCCAATTCTTCGGCGCGGGACCCGACAACGCAGAGATCGCCGCCTCGCTTGCGGACAAATCCGCTGGCTTGAAAATGTACCTCAACTCCACCTTCGGCGAACTCCGCCTCGACGACATGACCTTGTGGGCTCCGCACTTCATCAACTTTCCAAAAGAGATGCCCATCGTCCTCCACTCCGAGTCACGCACCATGGCGGCAGGGATTTTGTTCGCCGCAATCTATGATCGCCCCGTTCACATCGCCCACGTCTCATTGAAAGAAGAGATCCTCCTCATCAAAGCCGCCAAAGAACGCGGCATCAAAGTGACATGTGAAGTTTGTCCGCATCATCTGTTTCTGACGGCAGAATCCCCCTCTCCCAGCGGGAGATCGCGAAGCACCCCGAAGGGGCGGGTTAGGGGTGAGGGAGAAACCTTGAATGGTCGCAAGGAAGTCCGCCCCCGCCTCGCCACGAAAGCAGATGTCGAAGCCCTCTGGCAAAACATGGACGTGATTGACTGCTTCGCCACCGACCATGCTCCCCACACCCTCGAAGAAAAAGACTCCGACAATCCTCCGCCAGGTTTCCCTGGGTTGGAAACGCTGCTCCCTCTATTGCTCACCGCTGTTGACGATGGACGATTGACCGTGGACGATATTATCCAGAAATCAGTCATCAATCCAAGAAAAATCTTTCACCTCCCCGAACAGCCCGAAACATGGGTTGAGGTGGGCGAGTCCGCCTCCTACGAGATCAAAGCGGCGGACCAATTCACCCGCTGCGGCTGGACTCCTTTCGAGGGGTGGCAGGTCAAAGGTAAAGTTATGAAAGTTGTTTTGCGTGGTAAAACTGCTTTTGAAGATGGGAAGATACTGGTTGAGCAAGGTTATGGAAGAAATGTTCGAGCATAA
- a CDS encoding diguanylate cyclase, with protein MQFQLHPFAIYLFISAAITLVASGIAWRRSAPGSFTLSYLLLSMTIWSGAFATRLLNISFEQKLFWFHVMYVGIITMPNIFLAFILKITSHERWFSRPYLFLFFIQPALSLLLLWTNQFHRLYYESITATEVSGMVMFDFVRGPWYFVNLTYSYAVVLLALGVMFYSALRLGPLFRSQYRLILIGSVIPWVGSIYSEINFDQFRGLDITPVTFGITGILFAFAVARSRFMDLVPVARSLLIENMSDGLLMLDTINRVVDFNPAMHRFLGGNPSTLLGRHISELLGDWLADSDSFLSESESQVEMLIPDEPPRYLDLRVTPLFNAYRNLSGRLIVFRDITDRKDVEKKLRIANRQLQSQLIEIGTLQSKLREQAIRDPLTNLFNRRYLEETLDRELARAAREKYSVSIVLIDIDHFKQVNDTYGHEAGDVMLKAIAQVLTSFGRRGDFACRYGGEEFVVAMPNLPIEVAYGRAETLRASLNSLQAPYNRYILTATFSMGIASSPANGETRESLLRSADKALYKVKQSGRDNIRSYDDLASIGE; from the coding sequence ATGCAGTTCCAACTCCATCCCTTCGCGATCTATCTTTTTATCTCGGCAGCGATCACTCTGGTCGCCTCGGGAATCGCCTGGCGTCGTTCGGCGCCGGGTTCGTTTACCTTAAGTTACCTGCTCCTTTCGATGACCATCTGGTCGGGGGCATTTGCCACGCGCCTGCTCAATATCTCATTCGAACAAAAGCTTTTCTGGTTCCATGTGATGTACGTTGGCATCATTACCATGCCGAATATCTTTTTAGCGTTCATCTTGAAAATCACCAGCCATGAACGCTGGTTCTCCCGCCCTTATCTATTCCTGTTTTTCATTCAGCCCGCGCTATCCCTGCTCTTGTTGTGGACCAATCAATTCCATCGCCTGTATTACGAATCCATCACGGCGACCGAAGTCAGCGGGATGGTCATGTTCGATTTTGTGCGCGGTCCGTGGTATTTTGTGAACCTGACCTATTCCTATGCCGTAGTGTTGCTCGCGCTGGGAGTTATGTTCTATTCCGCCTTGCGGTTGGGTCCGCTGTTCCGCAGTCAATATCGGCTGATCCTCATCGGTTCTGTGATCCCTTGGGTGGGCAGTATCTATAGCGAAATCAATTTTGACCAGTTTCGCGGTCTTGATATCACGCCGGTCACATTTGGGATCACCGGCATTCTTTTTGCGTTCGCAGTTGCGCGCTCCCGCTTCATGGACTTGGTGCCCGTCGCGCGCAGTTTGCTCATCGAAAACATGAGCGACGGATTGCTAATGCTCGACACAATCAACCGCGTGGTAGATTTCAACCCCGCGATGCACAGATTTCTGGGAGGCAATCCTTCCACCCTGCTCGGCAGACATATTTCAGAACTGCTGGGCGACTGGCTGGCGGATTCGGATTCGTTCCTGTCTGAATCCGAATCACAGGTTGAAATGCTGATTCCAGACGAACCGCCTCGCTATCTGGACTTACGCGTCACTCCGCTCTTCAACGCGTATCGAAACTTGAGCGGCCGCCTGATCGTTTTCCGCGATATTACCGACCGCAAAGATGTGGAAAAGAAATTACGGATCGCAAACCGCCAGTTGCAATCGCAGTTGATCGAGATCGGCACCCTGCAAAGCAAGTTGCGCGAACAAGCCATCCGCGACCCGCTGACCAACCTGTTCAATCGGCGCTACCTCGAAGAGACGCTCGACCGCGAACTCGCACGCGCCGCACGCGAGAAGTATTCCGTTTCGATTGTGCTTATTGACATTGATCACTTCAAACAGGTGAATGACACGTACGGTCACGAAGCGGGCGATGTGATGTTGAAGGCGATCGCACAGGTGTTGACAAGTTTCGGCCGCCGCGGCGACTTTGCCTGCCGCTATGGGGGCGAGGAATTCGTGGTCGCCATGCCCAACCTCCCGATAGAAGTGGCGTATGGACGCGCCGAAACGCTGCGCGCATCCTTGAACTCGTTACAAGCTCCGTACAACCGCTACATTCTGACCGCCACATTTTCGATGGGTATCGCTTCCTCCCCGGCAAACGGCGAGACGCGCGAATCGCTGTTGCGTTCGGCAGACAAGGCGCTGTACAAGGTGAAACAATCGGGGCGCGACAATATCCGTTCGTACGACGACCTCGCGTCGATCGGGGAGTAG
- the icd gene encoding NADP-dependent isocitrate dehydrogenase, whose amino-acid sequence MTYQNVKVPTGGAKVTIQNGKLNVPDNPIIPFVEGDGTGRDIWRAAQRVFDAAVEKAYGGKRKIHWMEVYAGEKSFKMFQNWLPDETVEAFTEFLVGIKGPLTTPIGGGIRSLNVALRKLLDLYVCLRPVRYFNGVPSPVKTPEKVNMVIFRENTEDIYAGIEFANGTEDNARFKALLKENFPKEYGKIRFPDSSGIGFKPVSVEGTERLVRAAIEYALLYKRRSINFVHKGNIMKFTEGAFKDWAYDLAKREYRNDVVTERETWIFNNKESKPDLSVEDNAKIVDPGFSMMSPAQQAEIKAEVEEALKLWDTHGDGKWETKLLLKDSIADVTLQHVLMRPQDFDVIATMNLNGDYISDALAAQVGGIGIAPGANINYATGHAIFEATHGTAPKYADLDKVNPGSVILSGEMMLRYMGWTEAADLIVKGMEGAILAKTVTFDFARHMSDAKEVKCSEFGDAVIKWMDKTPKALKVEGSRSKVVKKKSAPKKAVKKAAKKKVVKKTSKKTAKKKSKR is encoded by the coding sequence ATGACATATCAGAACGTAAAAGTCCCCACGGGCGGGGCGAAGGTGACGATCCAAAATGGAAAGTTGAATGTGCCCGACAATCCGATCATCCCGTTTGTGGAGGGCGACGGCACGGGGCGCGACATCTGGCGGGCGGCACAGCGGGTGTTCGACGCGGCTGTGGAGAAAGCGTACGGCGGCAAACGCAAAATCCATTGGATGGAAGTGTACGCGGGCGAGAAATCGTTCAAGATGTTTCAAAACTGGTTGCCCGACGAAACCGTGGAAGCCTTCACCGAATTTTTGGTTGGGATTAAAGGACCGCTCACGACGCCCATCGGAGGCGGCATCCGCTCGTTGAATGTCGCCCTGCGGAAATTGCTCGACCTGTACGTGTGCTTGCGACCTGTGCGTTATTTCAACGGCGTGCCTTCGCCTGTGAAGACTCCTGAAAAAGTGAACATGGTCATCTTCCGCGAAAACACGGAGGACATTTACGCGGGCATCGAGTTCGCCAACGGGACGGAAGACAATGCGAGGTTCAAGGCGCTGTTGAAAGAGAATTTCCCGAAGGAGTATGGCAAGATCCGCTTCCCCGATTCGAGCGGAATCGGATTCAAGCCCGTTTCGGTCGAAGGGACGGAGCGACTCGTGCGCGCTGCGATCGAGTATGCCCTGCTGTACAAACGCCGCAGTATCAACTTCGTGCACAAGGGCAACATCATGAAGTTCACCGAAGGCGCGTTCAAAGATTGGGCGTACGACCTTGCCAAGCGCGAGTATCGTAATGACGTGGTCACCGAACGCGAAACGTGGATATTCAACAACAAGGAAAGTAAACCCGATCTTTCGGTGGAAGATAACGCCAAGATCGTTGACCCTGGCTTCAGCATGATGTCGCCCGCGCAACAAGCGGAGATCAAAGCGGAAGTGGAAGAAGCGCTCAAGTTGTGGGATACGCACGGCGACGGCAAATGGGAGACCAAACTGCTGTTGAAAGATTCGATCGCCGACGTGACGCTGCAACACGTGCTGATGCGTCCGCAGGATTTCGACGTGATCGCCACGATGAACTTGAACGGCGATTACATCTCTGATGCGCTCGCCGCGCAGGTGGGCGGGATTGGCATTGCTCCAGGCGCGAACATCAACTATGCGACAGGTCACGCCATCTTCGAGGCGACTCACGGCACCGCGCCGAAATACGCCGACCTGGATAAGGTGAACCCTGGCTCGGTCATTCTTTCGGGCGAGATGATGCTCCGCTACATGGGCTGGACTGAAGCCGCCGATTTGATCGTCAAAGGCATGGAAGGCGCCATACTTGCGAAGACCGTTACGTTTGATTTTGCCCGCCACATGAGCGACGCAAAGGAAGTGAAGTGCTCCGAGTTTGGCGATGCGGTTATCAAGTGGATGGATAAAACGCCGAAGGCGTTGAAGGTTGAAGGTTCAAGGTCAAAGGTTGTGAAGAAAAAGTCCGCTCCCAAAAAAGCAGTAAAGAAGGCTGCGAAGAAGAAAGTTGTGAAGAAAACTTCGAAGAAGACAGCAAAGAAAAAATCGAAGCGGTAG
- a CDS encoding STAS domain-containing protein, translated as MNPDFKITSEQREAVTVFHIGGWLDAQSEGELLEQARLAYDGGARHLVIDMRDLDTLTSAGMRAIQKVYQMYTPKEEHFKVARLKLCNAPPQIYNVLGITGFLQNIPMYESLEDALESFEKG; from the coding sequence ATGAACCCAGATTTCAAAATCACTTCTGAACAGCGCGAAGCGGTAACTGTCTTCCACATCGGCGGCTGGCTCGACGCGCAAAGCGAGGGAGAGTTGCTCGAACAGGCGCGCCTCGCGTACGACGGCGGGGCGCGGCATCTGGTGATCGACATGCGCGACCTGGATACGCTCACCAGCGCGGGGATGCGCGCCATCCAGAAGGTGTATCAAATGTATACGCCGAAAGAAGAACACTTCAAAGTGGCGCGCCTGAAACTGTGCAACGCGCCTCCGCAGATCTATAACGTGCTGGGAATTACCGGGTTTTTACAAAATATCCCAATGTACGAAAGCCTTGAAGACGCCCTCGAATCGTTCGAAAAAGGATAA
- a CDS encoding BrnT family toxin, with translation MKYFSWNEEKNEILKAERNLSFEEVVFYIDSGFLLDVLEHPNQEKYKGQKLFVVQMEEYVYLVPFVESDNEIFLKTIIPSRKATKKYLKGSDE, from the coding sequence GTGAAATATTTTTCATGGAATGAAGAAAAGAATGAAATCCTAAAGGCTGAGCGCAATCTTTCCTTTGAGGAAGTTGTCTTTTATATCGACTCGGGATTTCTGCTCGATGTGCTGGAGCATCCCAACCAGGAAAAGTATAAGGGACAAAAGCTATTTGTCGTGCAGATGGAAGAATACGTTTATCTTGTTCCATTTGTTGAGAGTGATAACGAGATATTTTTGAAAACAATAATTCCGAGCCGAAAAGCGACGAAGAAGTATTTGAAAGGAAGCGACGAATGA
- a CDS encoding response regulator transcription factor: MNAKTILVVEDEASIAEVVTLYLKRAGYTVQAASDGRKAMNIFERGQIDFVILDLMLPEVDGLALTRWLRDRSDVPIIMLTARREEADRIAGLESGADDYVVKPFSPQELVSRVRAVMRRLGREQTEVGNERSLSFENLSIDPRSRTVKVKDAEVELTAKEFDMLYLLARHPKQVFTREQLLERVWGGSQYIDPGTVTVHVRRLREKIEDDASKPARLLTVWGVGYKFEP, from the coding sequence ATGAACGCGAAAACGATCCTGGTCGTCGAAGATGAAGCCAGCATCGCCGAGGTGGTGACGCTCTACCTCAAACGCGCCGGCTATACCGTGCAAGCCGCCTCGGACGGACGCAAGGCGATGAACATCTTTGAACGGGGGCAAATTGATTTTGTGATCCTCGACCTCATGCTCCCCGAAGTGGACGGTCTCGCGCTGACTCGCTGGCTGCGCGACCGCTCGGACGTTCCGATCATCATGTTGACCGCGCGGCGCGAAGAGGCGGACCGCATCGCGGGACTCGAATCGGGCGCGGATGATTACGTGGTCAAGCCGTTCAGCCCGCAGGAGTTGGTAAGCCGCGTTCGGGCTGTGATGAGGCGGCTAGGGCGCGAGCAGACCGAAGTCGGGAATGAACGGAGCTTGTCCTTTGAAAATCTATCCATTGATCCGCGCAGTCGCACGGTGAAAGTCAAAGATGCCGAAGTCGAGTTGACGGCAAAAGAGTTCGACATGTTGTATTTGTTGGCGCGGCATCCGAAACAGGTATTTACGCGCGAACAATTGCTCGAGCGCGTATGGGGCGGCTCGCAATACATTGACCCGGGCACGGTGACGGTGCACGTGCGCCGCTTGCGCGAAAAGATCGAAGACGACGCATCGAAGCCCGCGCGCTTGCTCACCGTGTGGGGCGTGGGCTATAAATTCGAACCATAA
- a CDS encoding C39 family peptidase — translation MPFNLVYYSQNDPKWKGDRLGFGAQESETIGYVGCALTSVAITLSGHGYMVTPKELNQKLKSIDGFVGSGIRWHSVTQLFPQIRLNTIVKCNDTPAPLAQIDAALAAGQPAIICVDSTPAEGLLTHYVVLIARKGDDYLMLDPWPYQPDPNKETYLMPRYSQGKTLQRSIFQIVLFENINADGKIMLPGQKGATTPTTSAGQTQGQPAPVSAAGLKTRVKADVNLGLNIRSSENTASKANIVDTARAGDLLTIVEPNGWMKIGAINQWVRVRTKNGKDGLAAAWFLEKVPGEKYPEAAGVTVPANEAGSSSTPGLTVMVKAKVGGAGLKVYETASTRSKVVSKEGMRAKLTVIEDAASARRKVGKAGKWLFVQTAGGGQGFAQAEFLKEL, via the coding sequence GTGCCCTTCAACCTCGTCTATTACTCACAAAACGACCCGAAGTGGAAAGGCGACAGGCTCGGCTTCGGCGCTCAGGAATCAGAGACCATCGGCTACGTGGGCTGTGCCCTCACCAGCGTCGCCATAACGCTCAGCGGACACGGGTACATGGTCACACCCAAAGAACTCAATCAAAAACTAAAAAGCATAGATGGGTTTGTCGGCTCGGGCATCCGCTGGCACAGCGTTACCCAACTCTTCCCGCAGATCAGGCTCAACACAATCGTCAAATGCAACGATACCCCCGCGCCGCTGGCGCAGATCGACGCGGCGCTTGCCGCAGGACAACCGGCGATAATCTGCGTGGACAGCACGCCCGCCGAGGGATTGCTCACGCATTACGTCGTGCTGATCGCGCGCAAAGGCGACGATTACCTGATGCTCGACCCCTGGCCCTACCAGCCCGACCCGAACAAAGAAACCTACCTCATGCCGCGTTATAGCCAGGGCAAAACACTGCAACGATCCATCTTCCAGATCGTGCTATTCGAAAACATCAACGCAGATGGAAAGATCATGCTGCCCGGACAAAAGGGCGCGACCACGCCGACGACCAGCGCCGGTCAAACGCAGGGTCAACCTGCCCCGGTTTCGGCGGCGGGACTCAAAACCCGCGTCAAAGCGGATGTGAACCTCGGCTTAAACATCCGTTCCAGCGAAAACACCGCCTCGAAAGCCAACATTGTAGATACGGCGCGCGCCGGCGATCTACTCACCATCGTTGAGCCCAACGGCTGGATGAAGATCGGCGCGATCAACCAATGGGTGCGCGTCCGCACAAAGAACGGCAAAGACGGACTCGCCGCGGCGTGGTTTCTCGAAAAAGTTCCAGGCGAGAAATACCCCGAAGCGGCTGGGGTAACCGTCCCTGCGAATGAAGCGGGTTCGTCATCAACCCCAGGGTTGACGGTGATGGTCAAGGCGAAAGTCGGCGGCGCGGGGTTGAAGGTCTACGAGACCGCCTCCACCCGATCGAAAGTCGTGTCCAAAGAAGGGATGCGCGCCAAACTCACCGTGATCGAAGACGCGGCGAGCGCCAGGCGCAAAGTGGGTAAAGCCGGCAAATGGTTGTTTGTGCAAACCGCCGGCGGCGGACAGGGATTCGCGCAAGCCGAATTCTTGAAGGAACTGTAA